A genomic region of Trifolium pratense cultivar HEN17-A07 linkage group LG3, ARS_RC_1.1, whole genome shotgun sequence contains the following coding sequences:
- the LOC123918148 gene encoding uncharacterized protein LOC123918148 isoform X1: MSSEMENSSSTAKRKLSCTACFDALWFCYSPVHQMQQYYRLGTLDNCSGKWKAMVDCLMLKTKPRSQVEVGSYFLINGKSSKLVRKQNHTSGISEHDMKLHKTGKDYMVI; this comes from the exons ATGTCTTCAGAGATGGAAAATTCAAGCTCAACAGCAAAACGCAAACTATCGTGCACCGCTTGCTTTGATGCACTCTGGTTCTGCTACT CTCCAGTTCATCAAATGCAGCAGTATTACAGGCTTGGTACTCTTGATAATTGTTCTGGCAAATGGAAAGCAATGGTTGACTGCTTAATGCTCAAGACCAAACCCAGATCTCAGGTCGAGGTTGGTTCCTATTTCCTCATTAATGG GAAGTCCTCGAAGCTCGTGAGAAAGCAAAACCACACATCTGGAATTTCCGAACACGATATGAAGCTTCACAAAACTGGCAAAGACTATATGGTCATCTAG
- the LOC123918148 gene encoding uncharacterized protein LOC123918148 isoform X2: MSSEMENSSSTAKRKLSCTACFDALWFCYSPVHQMQQYYRLGTLDNCSGKWKAMVDCLMLKTKPRSQVEEVLEAREKAKPHIWNFRTRYEASQNWQRLYGHLDRPE; this comes from the exons ATGTCTTCAGAGATGGAAAATTCAAGCTCAACAGCAAAACGCAAACTATCGTGCACCGCTTGCTTTGATGCACTCTGGTTCTGCTACT CTCCAGTTCATCAAATGCAGCAGTATTACAGGCTTGGTACTCTTGATAATTGTTCTGGCAAATGGAAAGCAATGGTTGACTGCTTAATGCTCAAGACCAAACCCAGATCTCAGGTCGAG GAAGTCCTCGAAGCTCGTGAGAAAGCAAAACCACACATCTGGAATTTCCGAACACGATATGAAGCTTCACAAAACTGGCAAAGACTATATGGTCATCTAGACAGGCCTGAATGA
- the LOC123918151 gene encoding uncharacterized protein LOC123918151, translating to MSKKKVSGSTMTLKDFHGGSIPSDLPLPSAPGVTVRPSDRAPASWGTPMGRPDHWSRPHTSPATRHYDDKSLFLPHTAPIGRNFDEDERKPLDGSSAPRRTISDESIRAPLPSRVEVKRSSSLSRQVGPVSPVGNVNSYSARLTETVAVHGGTNSQSFGVSKEHGSSTGGGHPNVWSMRKEVAGAVESEQSAWSSANAVSKLAHASALDKVSSGRWQSVHYQTDVEVIRPSEVESRPHAFINSNRIDTVGEKGNSDEMLARHAERGLVIDNQMQGGRNELFEHERSGVSKYSDVRPRSAVQFSDGIHSARTDSKVVGSESPHHIASEPVERPKLKLLPRTKPLESSEPPVTEHTQVYRQVNDSSHVEPVYQGHGHGHANFVKPVSAGTESGKDLGQRPKLNLKPLKPRPEVHEQSEGNKERDRNALFGGARPRELVLKERGVDDVAIKNYDVVESPNRVEHNIPRSEKLHDHSVQTRYGEKTEDGLNQRTGRKPERKEQKVDGDRALGQRKNWRSGDNSNNNRRNPRETERQQVPERPPSPETWRKPVESSQGAGGPRYGRGASAVELAQAFSKSVSDPKVNDRFSGQRGLNSGRNQMPFSRLVGPTSRPQINGY from the exons ATGTCGAAGAAGAAAGTGAGTGGAAGCACCATGACGTTGAAGGACTTCCATGGCGGTTCTATTCCATCTGATCTCCCTCTCCCTTCTGCTCCCGGCGT AACTGTGAGGCCTTCGGATCGTGCGCCTGCATCGTGGGGAACACCGATGGGGAGGCCGGATCATTGGTCTAGGCCCCACACGTCGCCTGCGACTAGGCATTATGATGATAAATCGTTGTTTCTTCCACATACTGCCCCGATTGGTAGGAATTTTGATGAGGATGAGAGAAAGCCGTTGGATGGTAGTTCGGCTCCGAGGAGAACTATTAGTGATGAGAGTATTCGTGCTCCTCTGCCTTCTCGTGTTGAGGTGAAGAGAAGCAGTTCATTGAGCAGACAAGTGGGTCCTGTGTCCCCTGTTGGGAATGTTAATTCGTACTCGGCCAGGCTTACTGAGACAGTAGCAGTTCATGGGGGAACTAATTCTCAGAGTTTTGGAGTTAGTAAGGAACATGGATCGTCTACTGGTGGTGGTCATCCAAATGTGTGGTCGATGAGGAAGGAGGTGGCAGGTGCTGTTGAGTCGGAACAATCTGCTTGGTCTAGTGCTAATGCTGTTTCCAAATTGGCTCATGCAAGTGCCCTTGATAAGGTGTCTTCTGGCAGATGGCAGTCAGTCCATTATCAGACAGACGTGGAGGTGATTAGACCTTCTGAAGTGGAGAGTAGACCGCATGCATTTATTAATAGCAATAGGATAGATACAGTGGGTGAAAAGGGGAATTCTGATGAAATGCTAGCAAGACATGCTGAAAGGGGTTTAGTTATTGATAACCAGATGCAAGGTGGTAGGAATGAGTTATTCGAACATGAAAGGTCTGGGGTTTCAAAATATTCAGATGTACGACCGAGAAGTGCAGTGCAATTTTCTGATGGGATTCATTCTGCTCGAACTGATAGCAAAGTAGTTGGCTCCGAATCGCCACACCATATAGCTTCTGAACCAGTTGAGCGACCTAAACTTAAGTTGTTGCCTAGAACAAAGCCACTGGAAAGTTCAGAACCTCCTGTTACAGAACACACACAG GTATATCGTCAAGTTAATGATTCTAGCCATGTTGAACCTGTTTATCAGGGACATGGACATGGACATGCCAATTTTGTGAAGCCTGTTTCTGCTGGAACTGAGAGTGGGAAGGATCTAGGACAGCGTCCAAAGCTGAATCTGAAACCTCTGAAGCCCCGACCTGAGGTCCATGAACAGTCAGAAGGAAACAAGGAAAGAGACAG GAATGCTTTATTTGGTGGAGCTCGCCCTCGAGAATTA GTTTTGAAGGAGCGAGGGGTTGATGATGTTGCAATAAAAAACTATGATGTGGTTGAGAGTCCAAATCG GGTTGAACACAATATTCCGAGGTCCGAGAAACTTCATGATCATTCGGTCCAAACTCGATATGGTGAAAAAACTGAGGATGGTCTCAATCAAAGAACAGGCAGAAAACCTGAAAGGAAGGAGCAAAAGGTAGATGGCGACAGGGCTCTTGGACAGAGGAAGAATTGGCGCAGCGGTGataatagcaataataatcggCGAAATCCGAGGGAAACCGAAAGGCAGCAAGTCCCCGAGAGGCCCCCTTCACCTGAAACTTGGCGCAAGCCTGTGGAATCATCTCAAGGTGCTGGTGGCCCACGCTACGGTAGAGGAGCTTCAGCGGTTGAACTTGCCCAAGCATTCTCAAAATCTGTATCGGACCCCAAAGTAAATGATCGGTTTTCAGGTCAAAGGGGCTTGAACTCTGGCAGGAATCAAATGCCCTTTTCACGGCTTGTTGGTCCTACTTCAAGGCCTCAGATCAATGGTTATTAA
- the LOC123918149 gene encoding anthocyanidin reductase ((2S)-flavan-3-ol-forming): MASIKQIGNKKACVIGGTGFVASILIKQLLEKGYAVNTTVRDPDSPKKISHLVTLQSLGELNLFRADLTVEEDFDAPIAGCELVFQLATPVNFASQDPENDMIKPAIKGVLNVLKACARAKQVKRVILTSSAAAVTINELKGTGHVMDETNWSDVEFLNTAKPPTWGYPASKMLAEKAAWKFAEENDIDLITVIPTLTIGPSLTPDIPSSVGMAMSLITGNDFLINALKGMQFLSGSLSITHVEDTCRAHIFLAEKESASGRYICCAHNTSVPELAKFLNKRYPQYKVPTEFDDCPSKAKLIISSEKLIKEGFSFKHGIAETFDQTVEYFKTKGALKN, encoded by the exons ATGGCTAGTATCAAACAAATTGGAAACAAGAAAGCATGTGTGATTGGTGGCACTGGTTTTGTTGCATCTATTTTGATCAAGCAGTTACTTGAAAAGGGTTATGCTGTTAATACTACTGTTAGAGACCCAG ATAGTCCTAAGAAAATATCTCACCTAGTGACACTGCAAAGTTTGGGAGAACTGAATCTATTTAGAGCAGACTTAACAGTTGAAGAAGATTTTGATGCTCCTATAGCAGGATGTGAACTTGTCTTTCAACTTGCTACACCTGTGAATTTTGCTTCTCAAGATCCTGAG AATGACATGATAAAGCCAGCAATCAAAGGTGTGTTGAATGTGTTGAAAGCATGTGCAAGAGCAAAACAAGTCAAAAGAGTTATCTTAACATCTTCAGCAGCCGCGGTGACTATAAATGAACTCAAAGGGACAGGTCATGTTATGGATGAAACCAACTGGTCTGATGTTGAATTTCTGAACACTGCAAAGCCACCAACATGG GGTTATCCTGCCTCAAAAATGCTAGCTGAAAAGGCTGCATGGAAATTCGCTGAAGAAAATGACATTGATCTAATCACTGTGATACCTACTTTAACAATTGGTCCTTCTCTCACGCCAGATATCCCATCTAGTGTTGGCATGGCAATGTCTCTAATAACAG GCAATGATTTCCTCATAAATGCTCTGAAAGGAATGCAGTTTCTGTCGGGTTCGTTATCCATCACTCATGTTGAGGATACTTGCCGAGCTCATATATTTCTGGCAGAGAAAGAATCAGCTTCTGGTAGATACATTTGCTGTGCTCACAATACTAGTGTTCCGGAGCTTGCAAAGTTTCTCAACAAACGATACCCTCAGTATAAAGTTCCAACTGA ATTTGATGATTGCCCCAGCAAGGCAAAGTTGATAATCTCTTCTGAAAAGCTTATCAAAGAAGGGTTCAGTTTCAAGCATGGAATTGCTGAAACTTTTGACCAGACTGTGGAGTATTTTAAGACGAAGGGGGCGCTGAAGAATTAG
- the LOC123918145 gene encoding protein HEAT-STRESS-ASSOCIATED 32 — protein sequence MSSYRWKSFDVNEDRPSKPRRYGVTEMRSPHYTLFNHNVLQDIFESMGDCVDGLKFCGGSDSLMSKAFIKQVIDTAHQHDVYVSTGDWAEHMIHHKGPSGFKDYVEECKQLGFDTIELNVGSLGVSEETLLRFVRFVKTGGMKAKPHFELKFNKSDIPRGDDRAYGAYIRPAPRSSELVEDVDFLIRRAERCLEAGADMIMIDADDISKHADNMRADVIAKIIGRLGLEKTMFETSNHNASEWLIKQYGPNVNLFIDHSHLVDVECIRGRNLGRNHASVLSSSFFPF from the exons ATGTCATCATACCGATGGAAAAGCTTCGACGTCAACGAAGACCGCCCCTCCAAACCTCGCCGCTACGGCGTCACCGAAATGCGAAGCCCTCATTACACTCTCTTCAACCACAATGTTCTTCAG GATATTTTTGAATCTATGGGAGATTGTGTTGATGGTTTGAAGTTTTGTGGAGGTTCTGATAGTTTGATGTCAAAAGCTTTTATCAAACAAGTCATTGATACGGCTCATCAGCATGATGTTTATGTTAGTACAGGTGATTGGGCTGAACATATGATTCACCACAAAGGTCCTTCAGGCTTCAAAGACTATGTGGAG GAATGTAAGCAGTTGGGGTTTGACACAATTGAGCTGAATGTTGGCTCCCTTGGAGTTTCTGAAGAAACCCTCTTAAGATTTGTTCGCTTCGTCAAAACTGGTGGTATGAAAGCTAAGCCTCATTTTGAACTTAAGTTTAATAAGTCTGATATTCCCAGGGGTGATGATAGAGCTTATGGGGCTTATATTCGTCCAGCACCTAGATCATCTG AACTAGTGGAAGATGTGGATTTCTTGATTAGAAGAGCTGAGAGGTGTTTAGAAGCGGGTGCAGACATGATAATGATTGATGCTGATGATATCTCTAAACATGCTGATAATATGCGCGCGGATGTTATTGCAAAGATCATAGGCCGCCTTGGTCTTGAAAAGACTATGTTTGAAACATCAAATCATAACGCATCTGAGTGGCTTATCAAACAATATGGTCCAAAT GTCAACCTTTTCATCGATCACTCGCACTTGGTAGATGTGGAATGCATTCGGGGACGCAACTTGGGTAGAAATCATGCTTCCGTCCTCAgttcttctttttttcctttctga